From a single Aspergillus puulaauensis MK2 DNA, chromosome 2, nearly complete sequence genomic region:
- a CDS encoding ureidoglycolate hydrolase (COG:F;~EggNog:ENOG410PQPV;~InterPro:IPR007247,IPR011051,IPR024060;~PFAM:PF04115;~go_function: GO:0004848 - ureidoglycolate hydrolase activity [Evidence IEA];~go_function: GO:0050385 - ureidoglycolate lyase activity [Evidence IEA];~go_process: GO:0000256 - allantoin catabolic process [Evidence IEA]) codes for MSPQTLLTSPSLSLTPEPLTRDGFAPFGTAIIPPLPRTTTSAPNPLSSHPTHRLVPAPVAANQLSALKYSPISPLTNNYPSQCPSKQPSEARMTMFSCFPRALRTAAANPKPRVENKKVFDVGILERHPFTTQTFTPLGLSYDDKGETYYLVIVAPTLKGEVATATTGSGEKVSIRDPPDLSRLRAFVASGGEAVTYGAGTWHAPMVVVGQRRVDFVVVQFANGVGDEDCQEVCFKEGVVVDLSGVRAGSEEVKSKL; via the coding sequence ATGTCTCCCCAAACTCTTCTTACGTCTCCCTCTTTAAGTCTTACACCCGAGCCACTCACTCGCGACGGGTTTGCCCCCTTCGGCACCGCAATTATCCCCCCTCTTCCccgcaccaccaccagcgctCCAAACCCTCTATCCTCACACCCAACCCATCGACTCGTCCCAGCCCCTGTTGCAGCAAACCAACTATCGGCGTTGAAGTACAGTCCTATCTCGCCATTAACCAACAACTACCCCTCACAATGCCCAAGCAAGCAACCCTCCGAAGCTCGAATGACCATGTTCAGCTGCTTCCCCCGAGCGCTCCGCACGGCTGCCGCAAACCCCAAACCCAGAGTTGAAAATAAGAAAGTTTTCGACGTTGGAATCCTAGAGCGACACCCCTTCACAACGCAAACATTCACCCCGCTCGGCCTCTCCTACGACGACAAGGGCGAGACATATTATCTGGTCATCGTGGCTCCAACGCTCAAGGGCGAAGTCGCTACAGCAACTACGGGgtctggggagaaggtgTCTATCCGCGATCCGCCGGACTTGAGCCGATTGAGGGCATTCGTGGCTAGTGGGGGAGAGGCCGTGACGTATGGGGCTGGGACGTGGCATGCGCCgatggtggttgttggacAGCGGAGGGTGGATTTTGTGGTTGTGCAGTTTGCGAATGgggttggggatgaggatTGTCAGGAGGTTTGCTTTAAGGAGGGCGTTGTGGTTGATTTGAGTGGGGTTCGTGCTGGTTCTGAGGAAGTGAAATCGAAGCTTTAG
- the MSH1 gene encoding mismatch repair ATPase MSH1 (COG:L;~EggNog:ENOG410PFR9;~InterPro:IPR036187,IPR036678,IPR027417,IPR017261, IPR016151,IPR000432,IPR007695,IPR007696,IPR007860;~PFAM:PF05192,PF00488,PF01624;~go_function: GO:0005524 - ATP binding [Evidence IEA];~go_function: GO:0030983 - mismatched DNA binding [Evidence IEA];~go_process: GO:0006298 - mismatch repair [Evidence IEA]), with translation MPINGCRIPYLIQSQARSLARLETNLPYRCHVHRTICHHAQRPRRAAAPGPAPAFHGTQRRSAKTKSTVKLKDLPQGALKLESYDEVVDDTLRYPTVVQGHRNNMQKFKNCVVLTRVGGFYELYFEQAEELAPFLNLKLASKKTSAGPVPMAGFPFFQLDRFLKILVQDLNKYVAISEEFANSAEERGRSGSLLFDRKVARVITPGTLIDEKFMDPSENNFLMAIYLDTSSLGRLPSHTDGTDESAHQHVLTSASQNVGLAWLDLSTGDFFTQFTTAQMLPSAIARIGAREILVDQHLQNLVGQELQLLIGHEQRLMTFFQFPEEILPVSDWTPMLEAPLPSQSTKDFTQEEAAAGYSLLQYIQFQLQGLNLKLQPPRRRHLDESMNIDRNSLRGLEILESARDGFGKGSLLHAVRRTSTKSGARLLRDRLTSPSTSLAVINERLDLVSVFIEDKTLKENLIQLLKRSYDAQRLVQKFTLGRGDPDDLICLSRAIEASKEVKRLLLSKERDETSSAQVTDAFRQSLQTMINRLYLDGPTVLADKILSAIDEEGLLQKQRIEDDTAAEAASLAQEVTLNEGVPGDLESLPKKVRAKSNDRPAVDDSSAADAWIMRRDASHALEELHRTLDQLQAEKLGLGQHLRDSVGSSALTLKWTPGLGHICHVKGAKISQKQLEGLGVTRNVSSTKSTRSFYLPAWTELGGRMDQMKLQIRQEEQAIFEGLRRDVILNLVKIRRNALVMDELDVACSFATLADEQRLVRPILTQGTNHKIVGGRHPTVKLGLEEQGRHFVSNDCFLGESERIWLITGPNMAGKSTFLRQNALITILAQVGSFVPADYAEIGVVDQIFSRIGAADDLFRDQSTFMVEMLETAAILKQATPRSFVIMDEVGRGTTPEDGAAVSFACLHHLHYRNQCRTLFATHFHTLADMTHEFPALGRYCTDVKEASSGSFSFVHRLRKGVNRESHALKVAQLAGLPKETLDLARSVRNSVHRDLDPPLSASAS, from the exons ATGCCAATCAATGGATGTCGTATACCTTACTTGATTCAGTCGCAGGCTCGGTCTCTGGCTCGCCTTGAAACCAACCTCCCCTATCGCTGTCATGTACATCGAACTATCTGCCACCATGCTCAACGACCGCGACGCGCCGCAGCCCCTGGGCCAGCCCCGGCCTTCCACGGTACGCAACGACGGTCTGCTAAAACGAAATCCACTGTAAAGCTCAAGGACCTGCCTCAGGGAGCGCTGAAATTGGAATCATATGATGAAGTGGTGGATGATACTCTCCGATACCCAACGGTTGTTCAGGGACATCGCAACAACATGCAGAAATTCAAGAACTGTGTTGTTCTGACTAGGGTTGGGGGCTTCTACGAG CTCTATTTCgagcaagctgaggagcTTGCCCCGTTCCTTAATTTAAAACTTGcctcgaagaagaccagcGCTGGCCCGGTTCCCATGGCAGGATTCCCTTTCTTCCAGCTAGATCGCTTCCTGAAGATACTTGTTCAAGATTTGAATAAATACGTTGCGATTAGCGAAGAATTTGCTAACAGTGCGGAGGAGCGAGGTCGCTCTGGTAGCTTGCTGTTCGACCGAAAGGTAGCACGGGTTATCACACCAGGCACCCTGATTGACGAAAAGTTTATGGATCCGTCCGAAAATAACTTCTTGATGGCGATATATCTTGATACGTCTTCGCTAGGAAGGCTTCCAAGCCATACTGACGGTACTGATGAGTCTGCTCATCAACATGTTCTAACGTCGGCTTCGCAGAACGTCGGCCTAGCCTGGTTAGATCTTTCTACTGGTGACTTCTTTACCCAGTTTACCACCGCCCAAATGCTTCCATCAGCGATTGCAAGGATAGGTGCTCGCGAAATTCTCGTAGATCAACACCTCCAGAATCTAGTTGGACAAGAGCTGCAGTTGCTCATTGGCCATGAACAGCGGCTGATGACTTTTTTCCAGTTCCCTGAGGAGATTTTACCGGTATCAGACTGGACACCTATGTTGGAAGCGCCTCTTCCATCCCAGTCAACCAAGGATTTCACCCAAGAAGAGGCTGCTGCGGGCTATAGTTTATTACAATACATACAGTTTCAGCTGCAAGGTTTAAACCTGAAGTTACAGCCGCCGCGACGCCGACACCTTGACGAATCCATGAATATTGATCGTAATAGCCTCAGAGGACTTGAGATTCTCGAATCAGCACGAGATGGCTTTGGGAAAGGCAGCCTACTCCATGCAGTACGCCGCACCTCGACCAAAAGTGGAGCGCGACTCTTGCGGGATCGCCTAACATCTCCCTCGACTTCATTAGCTGTGATTAATGAACGTCTCGATCTAGTTTCAGTTTTTATCGAGGATAAGACGCTAAAAGAGAATTTAATACAGCTGCTGAAACGCAGTTATGATGCTCAGCGTTTGGTTCAGAAATTCACGCTAGGTCGAGGAGACCCAGATGATTTGATCTGTTTATCTCGAGCCATAGAAGCTTCGAAAGAAGTAAAGCGCCTGCTATTGTCCAAGGAACGCGATGAAACCAGCAGCGCACAGGTCACGGACGCTTTTCGGCAATCTCTTCAGACAATGATTAATCGACTCTATCTGGATGGGCCGACTGTTTTGGCTGATAAAATTCTGTCCGCaattgatgaggaaggtTTACTTCAGAAGCAACGCATTGAAGACGATACGGCAGCGGAAGCCGCCAGCCTAGCCCAAGAAGTCACCCTCAATGAAGGTGTGCCTGGTGATCTGGAGAGTTTACCGAAAAAGGTCAGGGCCAAAAGCAACGATCGCCCAGCAGTGGATGACTCGTCCGCTGCTGACGCTTGGATTATGCGGAGAGACGCAAGCCATGCACTTGAAGAGCTTCACCGGACATTGGACCAGCTACAGGCTGAGAAGCTGGGCCTAGGTCAACATCTCCGTGATTCCGTCGGCTCGTCTGCCCTAACCCTCAAATGGACCCCTGGTTTAGGGCACATATGCCATGTTAAGGGAGCAAAAATCTCGCAAAAGCAACTAGAAGGCTTGGGTGTCACACGAAATGTCTCCTCAACAAAGTCGACCAGGTCATTCTATTTGCCCGCGTGGACTGAACTTGGCGGCCGAATGGACCAAATGAAACTCCAGATCcgccaggaggagcaggcgaTCTTTGAGGGACTGCGTCGCGACGTCATCCTTAACCTGGTGAAAATTCGACGCAATGCATTGGTTATGGATGAACTAGACGTCGCGTGTTCATTTGCCACGCTCGCTGACGAACAACGGCTGGTCCGCCCAATTCTAACTCAGGGCACCAACCACAAAATCGTCGGAGGGAGACATCCAACAGTCAAGCTCGGTCTTGAGGAGCAGGGACGACATTTCGTAAGCAACGACTGTTTCCTGGGTGAATCCGAGCGCATCTGGCTTATCACCGGGCCCAACATGGCAGGTAAAAGCACATTCCTGCGACAAAATGCATTAATCACCATCCTTGCGCAGGTTGGGTCTTTCGTGCCCGCCGACTATGCAGAGATAGGTGTGGTCGACCAGATCTTTAGTCGCATCGGCGCAGCAGACGACCTCTTCCGCGATCAGTCGACGTTCATGGTAGAGATGCTAGAAACGGCTGCGATCCTCAAGCAGGCGACACCGCGGTCGTTTGTGATCATGGACGAGGTGGGTCGTGGTACTACTCCAGAGGATGGAGCAGCAGTCAGTTTTGCCTGCCTGCACCACCTGCACTACCGCAACCAGTGCCGGACGCTGTTTGCCACACACTTCCATACACTTGCTGACATGACGCATGAATTCCCTGCGCTTGGGAGATACTGCACGGATGTTAAAGAGGCTTCTTCAGGCTCATTTTCATTCGTCCATAGACTGCGAAAAGGCGTGAACCGCGAGTCGCATGCTTTGAAGGTTGCCCAACTGGCCGGACTGCCCAAGGAGACCCTCGATCTTGCCCGCAGCGTGCGCAACAGTGTTCACAGGGATCTAGACCCCCCACTCAGTGCCTCCGCTTCATGA
- a CDS encoding MDR family MFS transporter (COG:G;~EggNog:ENOG410PUF6;~InterPro:IPR020846,IPR011701,IPR036259;~PFAM:PF07690;~TransMembrane:14 (i49-67o87-107i119-145o151-169i176-195o207-230i242-262o274-293i314-338o350-372i379-396o408-429i441-464o523-541i);~go_function: GO:0022857 - transmembrane transporter activity [Evidence IEA];~go_process: GO:0055085 - transmembrane transport [Evidence IEA]) has product MASPTTSEIHMDETTRGVTPNRNSSEIKPEQCDPQTAQSTETPNARGKWRIGAILIALALSLFISALDQTIVATASPTISADLHSGGGYVWIGGAYLLGNAASGNIWANLSDIWGRRPILLSAVALFFVSSIICATALDMAMLIVGRSIQGVAGGGLIQLILITISDLFSVRLRSLFMGLMECTWTVAGALGPVLGGSFTESVSWRWIFWINLPVCGTAFVLLILFLDVHNPKTPVIDGIKAVDWFGSFFILAISIMVLLGLDFGGATFPWDSPKVICLIVFGALMSIAFIYSEKRLAKYPLMPLHVFKSRSNIACFLVDFTHSFAFLGAEYFLPLYFQSAKEASPFHSGILILPFILSECLASLSVGIFIHRTGHYRGVIWLGMTAVVLGMGLFIDYNTTTALGKIIGYQIIAGFGCGLLFFPPLLALQNNIPTKDTATATATFGFIRNIAMALSVVLGGVVFQNSMLMKRPLLSDAGLSSTLQEDFTGAEAAANVLAVKDVADPLQRQAVKQAFASSIRNIWILYTALAAVGLVASAFIRKQELSKEHVETKTGLKEKDPPVSVAVQERPVSSV; this is encoded by the exons ATGGCCTCGCCCACAACTTCCGAGATCCATATGGACGAGACAACCCGCGGTGTCACCCCAAATCGAAATTCTTCGGAGATAAAGCCCGAACAATGCGATCCACAGACTGCGCAGTCTACTGAAACACCAAATGCTCGCGGCAAATGGAGAATTGGTGCGATATTGATTGCGTTGGCG ttaagcttatttatttctGCTCTGGATCAAACAATCGTAGCGACGGCTTCTCCGACAATATCAGCAGACTTGCACTCTGGTGGTGGATATGTCTGGATCGGGGGTGCCTATCTTCTCGGAAATGCCGCCAGCGGCAACATCTGGGCCAATCTCTCTGATATTTGGGGACGGAGACCAATTCTCCTATCAGCCGTTGCACTCTTCTTTGTATCATCGATCATATGTGCCACGGCACTGGacatggccatgttgatTGTAGGTCGCAGCATCCAAGGTGTCGCCGGCGGTGGgctcatccagctcatcctcattaCTATATCTGACCTGTTCAGTGTTAG ACTACGTAGCCTGTTCATGGGGCTCATGGAATGTACTTGGACCGTTGCGGGAGCGCTTGGCCCCGTGCTCGGAGGCTCTTTTACCGAATCTGTTtcgtggcgctggatcttctggatcAATCTTCCAGTGTGTGGAACCGCTTTCGTGCTTCTTATCCTGTTCCTTGATGTCCATAACCCGAAAACACCTGTCATTGATGGCATCAAAGCAGTGGATTGGTTCGGTAGCTTCTTCATTCTGGCTATCTCCATCATGGTCCTTCTAGGACTCGACTTTGGTGGGGCTACGTTCCCTTGGGATAGCCCCAAAGTTATTTGTTTAATTGTGTTTGGCGCTTTGATGTCTATTGCGTTTATTTATAGTGAAAAGAGGCTGGCAAAGTACCCTCTTATGCCACTTCATGTGTTCAAGAGCCGCTCGAACATTGCATGCTTCTTAGTGGACTTTACACACAGTTTT GCCTTCCTCGGCGCAGAGtacttcctccccctctACTTCCAATCCGCCAAAGAAGCATCCCCATTTCACTCGGGTATCCTAATTCTCCCATTCATCTTGAGCGAATGTCTTGCTAGCCTCTCAGTGGGAATTTTCATTCACCGTACCGGCCACTACCGAGGGGTGATCTGGCTTGGAATGACCGCTGTAGTTCTCGGAATGGGTCTATTCATCGATTACAACACCACCACAGCCCTAGGCAAGATCATCGGCTACCAAATAATAGCAGGATTTGGCTGtggccttctcttcttccctccgCTGCTCGCACTTCAAAACAATATCCCAACTAAAGATACGGCAACTGCAACTGCAACATTTGGCTTCATTCGCAATATTGCCATGGCCCTTTCCGTTGTCCTAGGCGGTGTTGTCTTCCAGAACAGCATGCTCATGAAACGGCCGCTCCTCAGCGATGCAGGTCTCTCATCGACGCTACAGGAGGACTTTACCGGCGCTGAAGCCGCGGCAAATGTCCTTGCTGTCAAGGACGTGGCGGATCCGCTTCAGCGCCAAGCTGTGAAGCAGGCATTTGCGTCGAGTATTCGCAATATATGGATTCTGTATACGGCGCTTGCGGCAGTGGGACTTGTTGCAAGTGCGTTCATCAGGAAGCAGGAGCTTAGCAAGGAACATGTAGAGACGAAAACGGGGTTGAAAGAGAAGGATCCACCTGTGTCAGTGGCGGTACAGGAGAGGCCAGTTTCGAGCGTTTAA